Proteins encoded together in one Coffea arabica cultivar ET-39 chromosome 2c, Coffea Arabica ET-39 HiFi, whole genome shotgun sequence window:
- the LOC113724241 gene encoding germin-like protein subfamily T member 1: MAYQSAYNMNYQILLCLILFSLVLLLPLPSHSADPSPLQDFCVADLDSSLYINGFPCKNPDNVSSQDFFANGFQQSPGEFNIFDVNVTRQDVQRFPGLNTLGLSMNRVVLKPGGLNAPHVHPRAAELALVMDGKLFVGFVTTGNVFYWKIVTSGELFVIPPGLVHFQLNIGHENARFFASFNSQNPGIQFAPLALFNSTPSIPDLVLSKAFQVNQSIIELIKSRFATVSTVSTVLKSSY; the protein is encoded by the coding sequence ATGGCATACCAGAGCGCCTACAATATGAATTACCAGATACTACTATGCTTGATACTCTTCTCCCTAGTCCTTCTCCTGCCACTGCCATCCCATTCTGCTGATCCAAGCCCATTGCAAGATTTCTGCGTTGCAGATCTTGATTCCTCTTTATACATTAATGGCTTTCCGTGCAAAAACCCTGATAACGTATCTTCACAAGACTTCTTCGCCAATGGGTTCCAACAAAGTCCAGgagaattcaatatttttgaCGTCAATGTCACTCGTCAAGATGTTCAGCGATTTCCAGGACTCAACACTCTAGGGCTGTCAATGAACCGAGTGGTTTTGAAGCCTGGAGGGCTGAATGCACCCCACGTCCACCCTCGTGCAGCCGAGCTGGCTCTAGTCATGGATGGAAAACTGTTTGTAGGCTTTGTGACAACCGGAAACGTTTTCTACTGGAAAATTGTGACTTCAGGAGAGTTGTTTGTGATTCCTCCTGGGCTAGTGCACTTCCAACTGAATATTGGACACGAGAACGCACGCTTCTTCGCCTCGTTCAACAGTCAAAATCCAGGGATTCAGTTCGCCCCCCTTGCTCTTTTTAACTCCACGCCTTCGATTCCTGATCTCGTGTTGAGTAAAGCATTTCAAGTAAATCAAAGTATCATTGAGCTCATTAAGTCTAGGTTTGCAACTGTGTCGACTGTGTCGACCGTGCTTAAGTCATCTTACTAA